In Maridesulfovibrio frigidus DSM 17176, a genomic segment contains:
- the fliF gene encoding flagellar basal-body MS-ring/collar protein FliF → MTNFATESLEKFTNFWSDRTVSQQILIGGLAASVVIAFLLMVFWLNQTEYKVLYTKLYAEDASRVVGILQSTKEPYKIEDNGATIMVPADRVYDLRLKIAGEGAMHGQGIGYEIFDAVQIGQTDFIQRINYQRALQGELARTISEFPQVERARVHLVMPAKSLFIEEQAEPSASVVLKLKEGEKLTEKQVKGVLNLVVMSVEGLKGQHVTITDMRGQVLYQPEEDGGLGLNVSSSQLQYKAEMESKIEQRIQRLLMPIVGTEKVIAKVNAELDFRQRTIKTEAYDPDGQVARSEQSSEETTQGSANVDGGVPEANFRGDGFTGTATTQESTRETKTTNYEINKEEQQIIVPVGELKRLSVAVVVDGTYTKNAETGETTYVPRSAEEMERITELVRSAIGYDSTRGDSLEVSNMTFGMQDIFGDEGLMRTMLEYAQRLGKPFLNGLLIFLFLILVVRPVVMALIKPRISEEEIDEMAGLPEGAERLSLDDSDLDEEALDAARKLENAKAQALQLSEKNMDQAVQVLKTWLKQEAA, encoded by the coding sequence ATGACCAACTTCGCCACAGAGTCTTTAGAAAAGTTTACAAATTTTTGGTCCGACCGCACTGTTTCCCAGCAGATTCTCATCGGGGGGCTAGCGGCCTCTGTTGTTATCGCATTTCTTTTAATGGTATTCTGGCTCAACCAGACAGAATACAAAGTTCTCTACACAAAACTTTACGCAGAAGACGCTTCCCGCGTTGTCGGCATTCTTCAATCCACTAAGGAACCTTATAAGATTGAAGACAACGGAGCCACAATTATGGTTCCTGCTGACAGAGTATATGACCTCCGCCTCAAGATTGCGGGTGAAGGGGCCATGCACGGACAGGGAATCGGTTATGAAATTTTCGATGCAGTTCAGATCGGTCAGACTGACTTTATCCAGCGCATTAACTACCAGCGTGCTCTTCAGGGCGAACTTGCAAGAACAATCAGTGAGTTTCCTCAGGTTGAACGCGCCAGAGTGCATCTTGTTATGCCAGCAAAGTCTCTTTTCATTGAAGAGCAGGCTGAGCCTTCCGCTTCTGTAGTTTTGAAGCTTAAGGAAGGAGAAAAGCTTACAGAAAAGCAAGTCAAGGGCGTCTTGAACCTAGTAGTAATGTCAGTTGAAGGACTCAAAGGACAGCACGTAACTATTACAGATATGCGCGGACAGGTCCTCTACCAGCCGGAAGAAGACGGAGGCCTTGGCCTTAACGTCAGCTCCAGCCAGCTCCAGTATAAAGCTGAAATGGAAAGTAAAATAGAGCAACGCATCCAGCGTTTACTCATGCCAATAGTAGGAACTGAAAAGGTTATAGCTAAAGTTAATGCTGAGCTTGATTTCAGACAGCGCACTATTAAGACGGAAGCATACGACCCTGACGGTCAGGTAGCACGAAGCGAACAATCCAGTGAAGAAACCACTCAGGGTTCAGCCAATGTAGATGGCGGCGTACCTGAAGCAAACTTCAGAGGGGATGGCTTCACAGGTACCGCGACTACTCAGGAGTCAACCCGTGAGACCAAAACTACTAACTACGAAATTAACAAAGAAGAGCAGCAGATAATTGTCCCTGTAGGAGAACTCAAGCGTCTTAGCGTGGCAGTCGTTGTTGACGGCACATACACAAAGAACGCTGAGACAGGTGAAACAACATATGTTCCCCGTTCAGCAGAAGAAATGGAACGCATTACAGAATTAGTCAGATCTGCGATTGGTTACGATTCCACCCGCGGCGACTCTCTTGAAGTGTCAAATATGACCTTCGGAATGCAGGATATCTTCGGTGACGAAGGGCTTATGCGCACAATGCTCGAATACGCTCAAAGACTCGGAAAGCCTTTCCTTAATGGGCTTCTCATCTTCCTCTTCCTCATCTTGGTTGTACGTCCGGTAGTGATGGCTCTTATCAAGCCACGCATCTCCGAAGAAGAAATTGATGAGATGGCCGGCCTTCCTGAAGGTGCAGAAAGATTGTCTCTAGACGACAGCGACCTTGACGAAGAGGCTCTAGATGCGGCACGTAAGCTGGAGAACGCCAAGGCTCAGGCTCTGCAACTCTCAGAAAAGAATATGGATCAGGCAGTGCAGGTTCTGAAGACCTGGTTGAAGCAGGAGGCAGCATAA